The following proteins are co-located in the Lentibacillus sp. JNUCC-1 genome:
- a CDS encoding YycH family regulatory protein: protein MNFETIKSFILGVLVAVSLLLTFSLWSYQPQNDLLSNKPLVSEEEMDIQGAKETKKELIQPTDMIFHSNGAPYGFTNPKEVERIYSDMQSWVMYDFSIRNNVKEPNDDHMVEIVFPEALPMQFLNNLFTLNEDPYLPEWSFKRMYITFSEDQSQLNVRFEATRGDEYATVVVNNSRKYDLLYNYVTTHDQLESLVKVENMANEIYVPATPVETYNWSFTTNAIDPNQLVNALFNNPSLVKRNVSNDEINYTDGLQGMRIDKNKRSMEFYNPYDARNYEQMDLSNLIERSITSVNEHKGWTDDYHFWAFRRLDNHITYRMFYEGYPVFSSSDYATIEQMWRENELYQYTRPLFSINNQIGATKATLPSGEEVISLLESGQYASYEPEKIQDIRVGYQLTHKESTAYIMTLEPAWYMNYNGKWIQLKLDKDVLLSEKGRD, encoded by the coding sequence ATGAATTTTGAGACGATCAAATCATTCATACTCGGCGTGCTTGTGGCTGTAAGTTTGCTGCTGACCTTCAGCTTGTGGAGCTATCAGCCACAAAACGATCTGCTGTCCAATAAGCCTCTTGTCAGTGAGGAAGAGATGGATATTCAAGGTGCTAAGGAAACGAAAAAAGAGCTGATCCAGCCGACAGATATGATTTTTCACAGTAATGGTGCGCCCTATGGATTTACAAACCCTAAAGAGGTGGAGCGTATCTACAGTGATATGCAGTCCTGGGTGATGTATGATTTCAGTATCCGGAATAATGTAAAAGAGCCTAATGATGACCATATGGTGGAAATTGTGTTTCCGGAAGCCCTGCCGATGCAGTTTTTAAATAACCTGTTTACACTGAATGAAGATCCGTATCTGCCGGAATGGTCATTTAAACGGATGTATATCACATTTTCCGAGGATCAATCGCAGCTGAACGTCCGTTTCGAAGCGACCAGAGGGGACGAATATGCTACGGTGGTTGTCAATAACTCGAGAAAATATGATTTGCTTTATAATTATGTAACGACCCATGATCAACTGGAATCACTCGTAAAGGTTGAGAATATGGCAAATGAGATTTATGTGCCGGCGACCCCGGTGGAAACGTATAACTGGTCATTTACAACCAACGCCATTGACCCGAATCAGCTGGTCAATGCTTTGTTTAACAACCCGTCACTTGTTAAACGGAATGTCTCTAACGATGAGATTAATTATACGGACGGCTTACAGGGGATGCGGATTGATAAAAACAAACGCAGTATGGAATTTTATAACCCATACGACGCACGTAATTATGAACAAATGGATTTGAGTAACTTAATTGAAAGAAGCATTACCAGTGTTAATGAACACAAAGGCTGGACAGATGATTACCATTTTTGGGCATTCCGCCGGCTTGATAACCATATCACTTACCGCATGTTTTATGAAGGCTATCCAGTGTTCAGTTCAAGTGACTATGCTACCATCGAACAGATGTGGCGTGAGAATGAGCTGTATCAGTATACGCGCCCGTTATTTTCCATTAATAACCAGATTGGAGCGACCAAAGCGACGCTGCCATCCGGTGAAGAAGTGATCAGCCTGCTCGAGAGCGGTCAGTATGCAAGCTATGAGCCGGAAAAAATACAGGACATTCGGGTGGGCTATCAATTAACCCATAAAGAATCTACCGCTTACATTATGACCCTTGAACCAGCATGGTATATGAATTACAACGGCAAATGGATCCAGTTGAAATTGGATAAAGACGTGCTGCTATCAGAGAAAGGGAGGGACTGA
- the walK gene encoding cell wall metabolism sensor histidine kinase WalK, producing the protein MHKVGFFRSVQLKFIIVYILLLLIAIQVIGSYFVRQLEEELVDNFKTSIDDRIDVVNVYLEQAFEKERPEDGSGPTLQEEIQRIVNEVDTAEITSLQVINNQRRILGTNNYMEQDNIGKKTTEDIVQNVLRNKSEQHTTQLNSNTGNRVFIKAVPIWNEDNTLAGVIYVEGNMEGVYAQLQRINGIFIKASILAVTVSALLGIIVARSITKPIKEMRRQALTMAQGDFSQKVNVYGNDEIGQLAETFNDLNDRLRDSRATTEEERRKLSSVLSDMSEGVIATDETGAVTLMNDAAGYLIGRDPDEVRGDFLLDVIKVEERVEDISELHENGSMVIDYSGEDELFLIRANFSIISDEEDQITGFITVLSDVTEQEKIEQERREFVSNVSHELRTPLTTMRSYLEALTDGAWEDKQIAPKFLNVTQNETERMIRMVNDLLQLSRMDSQEDTIHKEKVDFISYFHEVIDRFEMNTADRFTLKRRLPPSPLYVWLDKDKMTQVLDNIISNAIKYSPEGGTIHLDLKKQNRYLAVSIRDEGIGIPPDKQDKIFDRFYRADRARSRKLGGTGLGLAIAKELVEAHHGKIWAEGKEGQGTTILFTLPLISQKRRKRK; encoded by the coding sequence ATGCATAAAGTCGGTTTTTTCCGTTCTGTACAATTAAAATTTATAATCGTATATATCTTGCTCTTGCTCATTGCCATTCAGGTGATTGGGTCGTATTTTGTCCGTCAGCTGGAAGAAGAACTGGTGGATAACTTTAAGACTTCGATCGACGACCGGATTGATGTGGTCAATGTTTATCTGGAACAGGCCTTTGAAAAAGAGCGTCCGGAAGATGGCAGTGGTCCGACTCTGCAGGAGGAAATCCAGCGCATTGTTAATGAAGTGGATACGGCGGAGATCACGAGCTTGCAGGTCATCAATAACCAAAGACGGATTCTTGGTACGAATAACTACATGGAGCAGGACAACATTGGTAAGAAAACAACAGAAGATATCGTCCAGAACGTGCTCCGCAATAAAAGTGAGCAGCATACGACTCAGTTGAACAGTAACACGGGAAATCGCGTGTTCATCAAAGCAGTGCCGATCTGGAACGAGGATAACACCCTGGCTGGGGTTATTTATGTGGAAGGCAATATGGAAGGTGTGTATGCACAGCTGCAGCGCATTAACGGTATTTTTATCAAGGCCTCCATATTGGCTGTGACGGTGTCAGCCCTGCTCGGGATCATAGTTGCCCGTTCCATTACAAAGCCAATCAAAGAAATGCGGAGACAGGCGCTTACGATGGCACAGGGTGACTTTTCTCAAAAGGTTAATGTGTATGGCAATGATGAAATCGGACAGCTTGCAGAGACATTCAACGATCTGAATGACAGACTGCGGGATTCCCGGGCTACGACAGAAGAAGAGCGGCGCAAGTTAAGTTCAGTGCTCTCTGACATGTCAGAAGGTGTCATTGCGACAGATGAGACTGGTGCTGTCACGTTAATGAACGATGCAGCAGGTTATTTGATTGGACGAGATCCCGACGAGGTCAGAGGCGACTTCTTGCTGGACGTCATTAAAGTGGAGGAGCGGGTAGAAGACATATCCGAGCTCCATGAGAATGGTTCAATGGTGATCGATTACAGTGGAGAAGACGAGCTGTTTCTCATCCGGGCCAATTTCTCCATTATTTCAGATGAGGAAGACCAAATAACAGGCTTCATCACCGTTCTGAGTGATGTGACTGAACAGGAAAAGATTGAACAGGAACGCCGTGAGTTCGTCTCAAATGTGTCGCATGAGCTACGAACACCGCTGACAACGATGCGGAGTTACCTTGAGGCGCTGACAGACGGAGCCTGGGAAGATAAACAGATCGCACCGAAGTTTCTGAATGTCACTCAGAATGAGACCGAGCGCATGATACGCATGGTGAACGATCTTCTTCAGCTTTCAAGAATGGACAGCCAGGAAGATACGATTCATAAGGAGAAAGTGGATTTCATCAGTTATTTCCATGAAGTCATTGATCGGTTTGAGATGAACACCGCAGATCGTTTCACGTTAAAACGACGGCTACCGCCATCCCCATTATATGTTTGGCTTGATAAGGACAAAATGACTCAGGTGCTCGACAACATTATTTCCAATGCCATTAAATATTCGCCTGAGGGTGGCACGATTCACCTTGATCTCAAGAAGCAAAACAGATATCTCGCGGTCAGCATTAGAGACGAAGGAATCGGCATCCCACCAGATAAGCAGGATAAGATATTTGACCGCTTCTACAGGGCAGACAGAGCCCGGTCACGGAAGCTTGGCGGCACAGGCCTTGGACTTGCGATCGCCAAGGAGCTGGTTGAAGCACATCACGGGAAGATTTGGGCAGAAGGGAAAGAAGGCCAAGGCACAACGATCCTCTTTACCCTGCCGCTCATCAGCCAGAAGCGGAGGAAGAGAAAATGA
- a CDS encoding two-component system regulatory protein YycI, whose translation MQWTQIKTLFIFSFLILDLFLLTQLLSKQQEADLEVMERNNTTIEQQLEDENIEITASLEENGDKDKLEENYIAVGQKNLGDKEKSELKALDNQTPQIIGNNVIVSNFKDPIKIPEDGSEENISALFGQLFLYPEQYTFWNWNKEMNVLLFFQEKSDRPVYYNQSGIVMVFLNDDNEMTFYVQTLLGDAEKSGSEKQLITPLTAIEELYKAKELYPDDEVTKVDIGFHTMVPLPNGIQSFAPSWKVTVNDKKHFFVNAIEGRIFFSDELQFLEDTIMSMRDKILESDMDQKEKEKIIAQLEEKLDTSE comes from the coding sequence ATGCAATGGACACAAATTAAGACGCTGTTCATCTTCAGCTTTCTCATTCTCGATTTATTCCTGCTCACCCAGTTGTTAAGTAAACAGCAGGAAGCTGACCTTGAAGTTATGGAGAGGAATAACACGACGATTGAACAGCAGCTAGAAGATGAAAATATTGAAATCACGGCTTCGCTTGAAGAAAACGGAGACAAAGATAAGCTGGAAGAGAATTATATTGCTGTTGGACAGAAGAACCTTGGAGACAAGGAGAAGTCTGAGCTGAAAGCACTTGATAACCAGACTCCTCAGATCATCGGTAATAATGTAATTGTCTCTAACTTTAAAGATCCGATAAAAATTCCAGAGGATGGCTCTGAAGAAAACATTTCAGCGCTTTTCGGTCAGTTGTTTCTATACCCGGAACAGTACACGTTTTGGAACTGGAACAAGGAGATGAACGTCCTGCTGTTTTTCCAGGAGAAAAGCGATCGTCCGGTTTACTACAACCAGAGTGGTATCGTGATGGTATTTTTAAATGATGATAATGAGATGACGTTTTATGTGCAGACATTGCTTGGGGATGCAGAGAAGAGCGGAAGTGAAAAGCAGCTGATTACCCCGCTGACGGCCATCGAGGAATTGTATAAGGCAAAAGAATTATATCCCGATGATGAAGTGACTAAAGTCGATATCGGTTTTCATACGATGGTGCCGCTGCCGAATGGGATTCAGTCATTCGCCCCGTCCTGGAAAGTGACTGTCAATGACAAGAAGCATTTCTTTGTGAATGCGATTGAAGGACGGATCTTTTTCAGTGATGAACTGCAGTTTTTAGAGGATACGATTATGTCTATGCGTGACAAGATCCTGGAATCGGACATGGATCAGAAAGAGAAAGAAAAGATTATTGCACAACTTGAGGAGAAACTTGATACATCGGAGTGA
- the yycF gene encoding response regulator YycF, whose protein sequence is MAYKVLVVDDERPIADILQFNLEKEGYDVVCAYDGDEAIELAEAEKPDLILLDIMLPNKDGNEVCREIRKTQSMPIIMLTAKDSEIDKVLGLELGADDYVTKPFSNRELIARVKANLRRQETVPEDDSASKDIAIGDLVVHPDAYIVTRNGEQIELTHREFELVHYLARHIGQVMTREHLLETVWGYDYFGDVRTVDVTVRRLREKIEENPSNPNWIITRRGVGYYLRNPE, encoded by the coding sequence ATGGCGTACAAAGTATTGGTGGTAGACGACGAAAGACCGATTGCAGACATCCTGCAGTTCAATCTTGAAAAGGAAGGGTATGACGTGGTTTGTGCCTATGATGGGGATGAGGCCATTGAGCTTGCTGAAGCTGAAAAGCCAGATTTGATTCTGCTGGACATCATGCTCCCGAACAAAGATGGCAATGAGGTCTGTCGTGAGATCCGCAAAACCCAGTCGATGCCGATCATTATGCTGACGGCAAAGGATTCAGAGATTGATAAGGTGCTTGGTTTAGAACTGGGCGCGGATGACTATGTGACGAAACCATTCAGCAACCGAGAGCTGATTGCTAGGGTTAAAGCGAACTTACGTCGCCAGGAGACCGTTCCTGAAGATGACAGTGCATCAAAAGACATTGCCATTGGTGATCTGGTGGTCCATCCTGATGCCTATATTGTGACTAGAAACGGGGAACAGATTGAATTAACGCACCGTGAATTTGAGCTGGTTCATTATCTCGCACGGCATATTGGACAGGTGATGACACGTGAGCATCTGCTGGAAACGGTGTGGGGCTATGATTATTTTGGTGATGTCCGTACCGTGGACGTGACAGTCCGCCGTCTGCGTGAGAAAATAGAAGAGAATCCAAGTAACCCGAACTGGATTATCACGAGAAGAGGGGTCGGGTATTATTTGCGTAATCCTGAGTAG